In Lathamus discolor isolate bLatDis1 chromosome 1, bLatDis1.hap1, whole genome shotgun sequence, the following are encoded in one genomic region:
- the PHYH gene encoding phytanoyl-CoA dioxygenase, peroxisomal isoform X2: MEQVGKRSAARLDAVLRHLSPRVGAAPAPTSVPASAQVSAVTEPGRFCYTLDNDVLTTEQRQFYEDNGYLLIKKLVSDEDIERFRKEFMRICRREVNPPGAMIMKDESLRSQYGQSEKVINKVQDFQEDEELFRYCTLPEVLKYVECFTGPNIMAMHTMLINKLPDSDKQTFLHPMHQDLHYFPFRPAARIVCSWTAMERADQNNGCLVVQPGTHKMPLKPHGYPKQGAGNKLFHGLLDEDEKIPRVHLVMEKGDTVFFHPLLIHGSGINKTTGFRKSISCHFASSECYYIDVKNTTQEHLEKELAEMVRKKYNMTSVELRDIWNIRARLVQGERINL, encoded by the exons ATGGAGCAGGTCGGGAAGCGGTCGGCGGCTCGGCTGGATGCCGTCCTCCGGCACCTCTCCCCGCGGGTGGGGGCGGCCCCTGCTCCT ACAAGCGTTCCTGCTTCAGCCCAAGTGAGTGCAGTTACCGAACCAGGGAGGTTTTG CTATACCCTGGACAACGATGTCCTCaccacagagcagaggcagTTCTATGAAGACAATGGGTATCTGCTCATTAAGAAGCTCGTTTCTGATGAAGACATTGAGCGCTTCAG GAAGGAGTTCATGAGGATTTGTAGAAGGGAGGTGAATCCACCAGGAGCTATGATTATGAAAGATGAGTCCTTGAGATCCCAGTATGGTCAGTCTGAAAAAGTGATTAATAAAGTGCAGGACTTCCAGGAGGATGAAGAGTTGTTCAGATACTGTACTCTGCCAGAG gTCCTCAAATATGTTGAGTGCTTCACAGGACCAAACATCATGGCAATGCACACCATGCTGATAAATAAACTTCCAGATTCTG ATAAACAGACTTTTCTCCACCCCATGCATCAGGACTTGCACTACTTCCCCTTCCGGCCCGCGGCCCGCATCGTATGCTCCTGGACCGCCATGGAGAGGGCTGACCAGAACAACGGCTGCCTGGTCGTGCAGCCAGGGACACACAAGATGCCCCTGAAGCCTCACGGCTATCCAAAGCAG GGTGCAGGCAACAAACTTTTCCATGGGCTGCTTGATGAGGATGAGAAGATTCCCAGGGTTCACCTTGTCATGGAGAAGGGAGACACGGTGTTCTTCCACCCCCTGCTCATCCATGGCTCTGGGATAAACAAGACAACAGGTTTCCGAAAG AGCATAAGCTGCCACTTCGCCAGCTCCGAGTGCTACTACATTGATGTCAAGAACACAACCCAAGAGCACCTGGAGAAAGAACTGGCAGAAATGGTTCGCAAGAAGTACAACATGACTTCTGTGGAACTCAGG gataTTTGGAACATCCGAGCGCGGCTTGTGCAAGGGGAAAGAATTAATCTGTAG
- the PHYH gene encoding phytanoyl-CoA dioxygenase, peroxisomal isoform X1, which produces MARAKPVRGRGAAKPRRKVFSGVQPLVASSVTSVPASAQVSAVTEPGRFCYTLDNDVLTTEQRQFYEDNGYLLIKKLVSDEDIERFRKEFMRICRREVNPPGAMIMKDESLRSQYGQSEKVINKVQDFQEDEELFRYCTLPEVLKYVECFTGPNIMAMHTMLINKLPDSDKQTFLHPMHQDLHYFPFRPAARIVCSWTAMERADQNNGCLVVQPGTHKMPLKPHGYPKQGAGNKLFHGLLDEDEKIPRVHLVMEKGDTVFFHPLLIHGSGINKTTGFRKSISCHFASSECYYIDVKNTTQEHLEKELAEMVRKKYNMTSVELRDIWNIRARLVQGERINL; this is translated from the exons ATGGCAAGAGCAAAACCAGTGAGAGGAAGAGGTGCTGCAAAGCCCAGGAGGAAGGTGTTCAGTGGAGTCCAGCCCTTGGTGGCCTCGTCTGTT ACAAGCGTTCCTGCTTCAGCCCAAGTGAGTGCAGTTACCGAACCAGGGAGGTTTTG CTATACCCTGGACAACGATGTCCTCaccacagagcagaggcagTTCTATGAAGACAATGGGTATCTGCTCATTAAGAAGCTCGTTTCTGATGAAGACATTGAGCGCTTCAG GAAGGAGTTCATGAGGATTTGTAGAAGGGAGGTGAATCCACCAGGAGCTATGATTATGAAAGATGAGTCCTTGAGATCCCAGTATGGTCAGTCTGAAAAAGTGATTAATAAAGTGCAGGACTTCCAGGAGGATGAAGAGTTGTTCAGATACTGTACTCTGCCAGAG gTCCTCAAATATGTTGAGTGCTTCACAGGACCAAACATCATGGCAATGCACACCATGCTGATAAATAAACTTCCAGATTCTG ATAAACAGACTTTTCTCCACCCCATGCATCAGGACTTGCACTACTTCCCCTTCCGGCCCGCGGCCCGCATCGTATGCTCCTGGACCGCCATGGAGAGGGCTGACCAGAACAACGGCTGCCTGGTCGTGCAGCCAGGGACACACAAGATGCCCCTGAAGCCTCACGGCTATCCAAAGCAG GGTGCAGGCAACAAACTTTTCCATGGGCTGCTTGATGAGGATGAGAAGATTCCCAGGGTTCACCTTGTCATGGAGAAGGGAGACACGGTGTTCTTCCACCCCCTGCTCATCCATGGCTCTGGGATAAACAAGACAACAGGTTTCCGAAAG AGCATAAGCTGCCACTTCGCCAGCTCCGAGTGCTACTACATTGATGTCAAGAACACAACCCAAGAGCACCTGGAGAAAGAACTGGCAGAAATGGTTCGCAAGAAGTACAACATGACTTCTGTGGAACTCAGG gataTTTGGAACATCCGAGCGCGGCTTGTGCAAGGGGAAAGAATTAATCTGTAG